A genomic stretch from Nocardia wallacei includes:
- a CDS encoding MerR family transcriptional regulator: MGKLSISELRARTGLASSALRFYERKGLLRSSGRTGGQRCYDADAVERIAFIDLLKSAGFTLSEIAVFVAPAVESRNDWRALSSAKLRELDEQLAQIRQAQHVLRHLLDCRHDRLDHCPEHHRILRAHAETLAAGQTTRSREGR; encoded by the coding sequence ATGGGCAAGTTATCGATATCGGAATTGCGGGCACGCACGGGACTGGCGTCCTCGGCCCTACGCTTCTACGAGCGCAAAGGTCTGTTGCGCTCCTCCGGGCGGACCGGCGGCCAAAGGTGCTACGACGCGGACGCGGTGGAACGAATCGCGTTCATCGATCTGCTCAAGTCGGCCGGGTTCACGCTGTCGGAGATCGCGGTGTTCGTCGCACCGGCGGTGGAAAGCCGAAACGATTGGCGCGCACTGTCCTCGGCCAAACTGCGCGAGCTGGATGAGCAGCTCGCGCAGATCCGGCAGGCGCAACATGTGCTGCGGCACTTGCTCGACTGTCGACACGACCGGCTCGACCACTGTCCCGAACACCACCGCATCCTGCGCGCACACGCCGAAACCCTCGCCGCCGGACAAACGACGCGGTCCCGCGAAGGCCGTTGA
- a CDS encoding SDR family NAD(P)-dependent oxidoreductase: protein MADTARVAVVTGAGRGIGLAIVRALVDDGFVVVAGSRTITTPLRSATSDVVEVDLTTAAGPAHLVQHALDRHGGIDLLVNNVAGTSTPPGGFLALDDDAWRYTLDATVMPTVRATRAALPALLERSGAIVNISSVNARMPQPRLVAQSAAKAAVSNLGKALAEEFGAQGLRVNTISPGPVLTDLWTTPGGPGDILARKAGVPQDLIVERLPSILGMSTGRFTTPDEVAALVVFLVSGKASNLSGADLVIDGGMLKAL from the coding sequence GTGGCAGACACAGCACGCGTGGCGGTGGTGACCGGGGCGGGCCGCGGTATCGGGTTGGCGATCGTGCGCGCTCTGGTGGACGACGGCTTCGTCGTGGTGGCCGGTAGTCGCACGATCACGACGCCGCTGCGGTCGGCGACCAGCGACGTGGTCGAAGTGGACCTGACGACCGCCGCCGGGCCCGCCCATCTCGTCCAGCACGCGCTCGACCGCCACGGCGGCATCGACCTTCTCGTGAACAATGTCGCGGGCACGTCGACCCCGCCGGGCGGATTCCTCGCCCTCGACGACGACGCCTGGCGGTACACCCTCGACGCGACGGTCATGCCGACTGTTCGCGCGACGCGGGCGGCGCTGCCGGCGCTGCTCGAGCGCAGCGGCGCGATCGTCAACATCAGCTCGGTCAACGCCAGGATGCCGCAGCCGCGTTTGGTCGCGCAGTCGGCGGCGAAGGCCGCGGTATCGAACCTCGGTAAGGCGCTCGCCGAGGAGTTCGGCGCTCAGGGACTGCGCGTCAACACGATCTCGCCCGGCCCGGTACTCACCGATCTGTGGACGACGCCCGGCGGACCGGGCGACATCCTGGCCCGGAAAGCCGGTGTCCCGCAGGACCTCATCGTTGAGCGACTGCCGTCGATACTCGGCATGTCTACCGGCCGATTCACCACCCCCGACGAGGTCGCCGCACTCGTCGTCTTTCTCGTCTCGGGCAAGGCGTCGAACCTGAGCGGAGCGGACCTGGTGATCGACGGCGGCATGCTGAAGGCATTGTGA
- a CDS encoding cytochrome P450, whose product MTTSAASDVYYDPYDVRLNADPYPMFKRIRDEVPVYYNEQHDFYALSRWRDVNAALLDHKTYSSARGAIIELIKADITMPPGVLIFEDPPIHDIHRKLLSRMFTPRKIRELEDKIREFCARSLDPHVGTGRLDFIADIGAQMPMRTIGMLLGIPEEDQEAIRDFANEQMRTEEGKPMKAAEEGIVGGDIFGAYIDWRAEHPSDDIMTELLNVEFEDETGTLRRLSRDELLTYVNVVSGAGNETTTRLIGWAGKVLAEHPDQRAELVENPRLIPNAVEELLRFEPPAPHVARYVTRDVEIHGRTVPQGSAMMLLIGAANRDERQFPPDGDVFDIHRDTRQHLTFSVGTHYCLGSALARLEGRIALEEILARFPRWEVDLDNAKLSPTSTVRGWETLPATTS is encoded by the coding sequence GTGACCACCAGCGCGGCCAGCGACGTCTACTACGATCCGTACGACGTCCGGCTCAATGCCGACCCCTACCCGATGTTCAAGCGGATTCGCGACGAGGTGCCCGTCTACTACAACGAGCAGCACGATTTCTACGCGTTGAGCCGCTGGCGGGACGTCAATGCCGCGCTGCTGGACCACAAGACCTACAGTTCCGCGCGTGGCGCGATCATCGAGCTGATCAAGGCCGACATCACGATGCCGCCGGGCGTGCTGATCTTCGAGGACCCGCCGATCCACGACATTCACCGGAAACTGTTGTCGCGCATGTTCACTCCGCGCAAGATTCGCGAACTCGAGGACAAGATCCGCGAGTTCTGCGCGCGCAGCCTGGATCCGCACGTGGGCACGGGCCGCCTGGACTTCATCGCCGACATCGGCGCGCAGATGCCGATGCGCACCATCGGCATGCTGCTCGGCATCCCGGAAGAGGACCAGGAAGCCATCCGCGACTTCGCGAACGAGCAGATGCGCACCGAGGAGGGCAAGCCGATGAAGGCCGCCGAGGAGGGCATCGTCGGCGGCGACATCTTCGGCGCCTATATCGACTGGCGCGCCGAGCACCCCTCCGACGACATCATGACCGAACTGCTCAACGTCGAGTTCGAGGACGAGACGGGCACGCTGCGGCGCTTGTCTCGCGACGAGCTGCTGACCTACGTGAACGTGGTGTCCGGTGCGGGCAACGAGACCACGACGCGGCTGATCGGCTGGGCGGGCAAGGTGCTCGCCGAACACCCCGACCAGCGGGCCGAATTGGTCGAGAACCCGCGGCTCATCCCCAACGCGGTCGAGGAACTGCTCCGATTCGAGCCGCCCGCACCGCATGTCGCGCGCTACGTCACCCGCGACGTCGAGATACACGGCCGGACGGTGCCGCAGGGCAGCGCCATGATGCTGCTCATCGGCGCCGCCAACCGCGACGAACGCCAATTCCCGCCCGACGGTGACGTTTTCGACATCCACCGCGACACCCGCCAGCACCTGACCTTCAGCGTCGGCACCCACTACTGCCTGGGTTCCGCCCTGGCCCGCCTCGAGGGCCGCATCGCCCTGGAGGAAATCCTGGCCCGCTTCCCACGCTGGGAGGTGGACCTCGACAACGCCAAACTCTCGCCCACCTCCACCGTGCGCGGCTGGGAAACCTTGCCCGCCACCACTTCCTGA
- a CDS encoding dihydrofolate reductase family protein has protein sequence MAMLRESAGPIRLYMSMSLDGFIAGPDDRPGQELGRAGGRLFNWLDDRESDGPSGQVYREALATGAVISGRRTFELAGRWQGDHHDGVPILVLTHQVGDVPPGHARYVTDVEECARLARAAAGDRPVMVHGAGAAQALLRAGELDEMEIHLVPVLLGEGRRLFEHLGGDHIELELVRRLEDRDVTHLRYRVRRPEEVA, from the coding sequence ATGGCGATGCTCCGGGAATCGGCTGGTCCGATTCGGCTGTATATGTCGATGTCGCTCGACGGCTTTATCGCAGGCCCGGACGATCGACCGGGCCAGGAGCTCGGCCGGGCCGGCGGACGGCTGTTCAACTGGCTCGACGACCGGGAATCGGACGGTCCCAGCGGGCAGGTTTATCGGGAGGCGCTGGCGACCGGCGCAGTGATCTCCGGACGTCGGACCTTCGAACTCGCCGGACGTTGGCAGGGCGACCATCACGACGGAGTGCCCATCCTCGTCCTCACCCACCAGGTGGGCGACGTGCCCCCGGGGCACGCGCGATATGTCACCGACGTCGAGGAGTGCGCTCGTCTGGCGCGGGCTGCCGCCGGGGACCGGCCGGTCATGGTCCATGGCGCGGGCGCGGCCCAGGCACTCCTTCGGGCCGGGGAGCTCGACGAGATGGAGATTCATCTGGTTCCGGTTCTCCTCGGGGAGGGCCGACGCCTCTTCGAGCATCTCGGCGGCGATCACATCGAGCTCGAGTTGGTTCGACGGCTCGAGGACCGAGACGTCACGCACCTCCGCTACCGTGTGCGCCGACCCGAGGAGGTTGCGTGA
- a CDS encoding VOC family protein, whose protein sequence is MKTIFVAFRVTDLDRSLDFYTALGYVELGRVEPGDGVRLVILRFPGEPAASLELVYRPGGGRIDGGGSVDHLAVQVDALATTVERLIAVGLEPGPVQYPGGPDGPKTSWLTDPDGYRIELVEWPTGHPDGLTDADFP, encoded by the coding sequence GTGAAGACGATCTTCGTCGCCTTCCGCGTCACCGACCTGGACCGCTCGCTCGATTTCTACACCGCGCTGGGCTATGTCGAGCTGGGCAGGGTCGAGCCGGGTGACGGGGTTCGCCTGGTGATCCTGAGGTTCCCCGGCGAACCGGCGGCATCGCTGGAGCTGGTCTATCGTCCGGGCGGTGGACGTATCGACGGCGGGGGCAGTGTCGATCACCTCGCGGTGCAGGTCGACGCACTGGCCACCACCGTGGAGCGGCTGATCGCCGTGGGCCTGGAGCCCGGACCCGTCCAATACCCGGGTGGGCCGGACGGCCCGAAGACGTCGTGGCTCACCGATCCGGACGGCTATCGAATCGAGTTGGTGGAGTGGCCAACTGGGCACCCGGACGGTCTTACCGACGCGGACTTCCCCTGA
- a CDS encoding TetR/AcrR family transcriptional regulator, translating into MPGLREQKKQFTRQAISEAAIALFLEAGYEQTSVAAVAAAAGVSRRTLFSYFPAKEDLVLHRVADHEGEAARVVRARPARWTPLAALRAHFLAGLDRRDPVTGLCDDADVLALYRLINANPVLTNGLQALRRRDAALLADALRETTNADVLPARLAAAQFATTQHLLADDNVRHLGAGRSADERHPGAVADAEVAFGLLRNGLRKF; encoded by the coding sequence GTGCCCGGACTCCGCGAACAGAAGAAGCAATTCACCCGGCAGGCGATCTCGGAGGCGGCGATCGCCCTGTTCCTCGAGGCCGGTTACGAACAGACATCCGTCGCCGCCGTCGCCGCGGCGGCCGGGGTGTCGCGCCGAACCCTGTTCAGCTACTTCCCCGCCAAGGAGGACCTCGTCCTGCATCGGGTAGCCGACCACGAAGGAGAGGCGGCACGCGTCGTACGGGCCCGGCCCGCGCGATGGACACCACTCGCCGCATTGCGAGCCCACTTTCTGGCCGGGCTGGATCGGCGCGACCCCGTGACCGGACTCTGCGACGACGCGGACGTACTCGCCCTGTACCGGCTGATCAACGCGAATCCGGTGCTCACCAACGGTTTACAGGCTCTTCGACGGCGCGATGCCGCTCTGCTGGCGGACGCGCTCCGGGAGACGACGAACGCCGACGTCCTGCCCGCGCGCCTCGCGGCGGCACAGTTCGCCACCACACAACACCTGCTGGCCGATGACAATGTGCGGCACCTCGGTGCCGGCCGGTCCGCCGACGAACGTCATCCCGGAGCCGTTGCCGACGCGGAGGTGGCATTCGGATTGCTGCGCAACGGATTACGGAAGTTCTGA
- a CDS encoding alpha/beta fold hydrolase, whose product MPNRRRSLVINARAGGGTGTELVFLHGGSGSWQLGAELFEQLPPAVSWWGVDLPGHGDSAWTGHYSLENAADELASWAAANLAGPAWWYGHSYGGQVALALAGRHPDAVCGLVLGDTPLSLSAMLKLLKHSGIRMRRWQSWCGRPESELLALLGAEPVGTQTAAEMLGAEHPYLRRMAAALHRHDPAYLDAIVGRTREVYGGLDYAATWLSRVNGPVVLLRADPAVFALSDDSDEMLVRENAREGVIRLLPGVGHGLQNFAPTAVADTLAELMAVRHDGDSGVTSGKRRPTAHR is encoded by the coding sequence GTGCCGAATCGACGTCGGAGTCTCGTGATCAATGCCCGGGCCGGTGGCGGGACGGGCACGGAACTGGTCTTCCTGCACGGCGGGTCGGGCAGTTGGCAGTTGGGCGCGGAGCTGTTCGAACAACTGCCGCCCGCGGTGAGCTGGTGGGGTGTCGACCTTCCCGGACACGGGGATTCGGCATGGACCGGGCATTACAGTCTGGAGAACGCCGCCGATGAACTCGCGAGCTGGGCGGCCGCGAATCTGGCAGGCCCGGCGTGGTGGTACGGCCATTCCTACGGCGGCCAAGTCGCGCTGGCATTGGCCGGTAGGCATCCGGACGCGGTGTGCGGGCTCGTGTTGGGGGATACGCCACTGTCGCTATCCGCCATGCTGAAGCTGTTGAAGCACAGCGGAATTCGGATGCGCAGGTGGCAAAGCTGGTGTGGGCGGCCGGAATCCGAGCTGCTGGCATTGCTCGGCGCCGAGCCGGTGGGCACCCAGACCGCCGCGGAAATGCTCGGCGCCGAACACCCCTACCTCCGCCGCATGGCCGCCGCCCTGCACCGGCACGATCCCGCGTACCTCGACGCGATCGTGGGCCGTACCCGCGAGGTCTACGGCGGTCTGGATTACGCGGCGACCTGGCTGAGTCGAGTCAACGGACCGGTCGTACTGTTGCGCGCCGACCCGGCGGTGTTCGCCCTGTCCGACGACAGCGACGAGATGCTCGTGCGCGAGAACGCCCGCGAGGGGGTAATCCGGCTGCTGCCGGGGGTGGGGCACGGGTTGCAGAACTTCGCCCCGACGGCAGTCGCGGACACGCTTGCCGAGCTGATGGCTGTCCGGCACGACGGCGATTCGGGCGTCACATCGGGCAAGCGTCGACCCACCGCTCACCGATGA
- a CDS encoding dihydrofolate reductase family protein yields the protein MSNNEQSAGRRVAAEVTVSMDGYSSTGPDDDMSWCMEHIMSGQSELYYEGIWRGASTVVLGRTNWEGFTAVWPGLTSDPSSSARTRDLGEWLATVEKVVFTKTLEQADLDKAEWTNARIGRDLEAEVRALKQTPGRDILVCNSASIIQGLLEAGLVDDLYLTIVPKTLGGGLRLLPDNYASGWRLATATTFPDSSTISLHYCRD from the coding sequence ATGTCGAACAACGAGCAGAGCGCCGGTCGCAGGGTGGCCGCCGAGGTCACCGTGTCGATGGATGGCTACAGCAGTACCGGGCCCGACGACGATATGAGCTGGTGCATGGAACACATCATGAGCGGGCAGAGCGAGCTGTATTACGAAGGCATTTGGCGCGGCGCGAGCACCGTAGTCCTCGGGAGAACCAATTGGGAGGGCTTCACGGCGGTGTGGCCGGGTCTGACCAGTGACCCGTCCAGCTCGGCCCGCACCCGCGACCTCGGCGAGTGGCTTGCCACCGTCGAGAAAGTCGTCTTCACCAAGACATTGGAGCAGGCCGATCTGGACAAGGCCGAATGGACCAACGCCAGAATCGGCCGCGACCTCGAGGCGGAGGTGCGTGCGCTCAAACAGACCCCCGGCCGCGACATCCTGGTGTGCAACAGCGCCAGTATCATTCAAGGTCTGCTCGAGGCAGGTCTCGTCGACGACCTCTACCTGACCATCGTTCCGAAAACCCTCGGCGGCGGCCTGCGGCTCCTTCCCGACAACTACGCATCGGGCTGGCGACTTGCCACCGCCACCACCTTCCCCGATTCCAGCACCATCTCCCTGCACTATTGCCGGGACTGA
- a CDS encoding GNAT family N-acetyltransferase, translating into MTGSELTLERYDANGALGLADELKAVYLASHLEQQGDPWYSPDRFWDRLEQLYAPIPEFELVGGWVDHRLVGYAFGTPYGRPKGVWEKAVRVFPTFGPVTMDDPVYIFREFAVHPAAQGKGYARSIHDALLSERPEPLAYLLVRVGNPARKAYESWGWRVIGQTRPFADSPAMDEMARVLSAQAVWGRDGGSDGV; encoded by the coding sequence ATGACGGGCTCGGAGCTCACGCTTGAACGGTACGACGCGAACGGTGCGCTGGGCTTGGCCGATGAGTTGAAGGCTGTGTATCTGGCGTCGCACTTGGAGCAACAAGGGGATCCGTGGTACTCCCCGGACAGGTTCTGGGATCGTCTCGAGCAGTTGTATGCGCCGATTCCGGAGTTCGAGTTGGTGGGGGGCTGGGTCGACCACAGGCTGGTCGGGTATGCGTTCGGCACGCCGTACGGGCGGCCGAAGGGGGTGTGGGAGAAGGCAGTACGTGTCTTTCCCACGTTCGGTCCGGTGACCATGGATGATCCGGTCTACATCTTCCGGGAGTTCGCCGTGCACCCTGCGGCGCAGGGGAAGGGTTATGCCCGGAGTATTCATGACGCGCTGCTGTCGGAACGCCCGGAACCGCTGGCTTACTTGCTCGTTCGCGTGGGCAACCCGGCGCGCAAGGCGTACGAGTCGTGGGGCTGGCGGGTCATCGGGCAGACGCGGCCGTTCGCCGATTCGCCGGCTATGGACGAGATGGCGAGAGTTCTGTCCGCTCAGGCTGTATGGGGGCGCGACGGAGGGTCTGATGGTGTGTAG